Below is a window of Ignavibacteriota bacterium DNA.
AGATACTATCAATCGGGTAGATTGCGACTCAGTCATCATCGGCACGCCGATTGACCTGCGCAGAATCATCAAGATTAACAAGCCGTCGGTGCGCGTCACGTACGAGTTGGATGAAATTGCCAAACCGGACTTGAACGAAATTCTGACGGATTTTTTACAGAAACATTCAAAATAACAACACAACATGTCATTACGAATCCCACTTCAGCCAACGGCTCGTAGAGTGGGTGAGGAATCTCTTTCAGTTCAAGTGAGAGATTCCTCACCCCTGATAAATCAGGGGATTCGGAATGACGGTACTACTAAAAGAAAAGGAACACCATGAACAAAGATTTTATCAGCATCGCAGATTGGTCGCCGGACGAACTGTGGCACTTGCTTCTTCTTTCATTGAAGATGAAAGAGTATCCGGCAAATTACAGTGACTCGCTCAAAGGCAAATCGGTCGCGATGATTTTTGAAAAGCAATCGCTCCGCACGCACGTTACGTTTGATGTCGGCATCTACCAACTTGGCGGACATTCCATTTATCTCAGTCAGCAAGGAATCAATCTCGGGAAGCGCGAATCAATCTATGACGTTGCGAAAAACTTGGAACGTTGGGTTGACGGACTCGTCATCCGCACGTACGCACACAGTAACTGTGTCCAACTCGGAAAACACATGTGGTGCCCGGTCGTGAACGCGCTTGATGATATGGAACATCCGTGTCAGGCGATGGGCGATTTCCTCACCATCGTCGAAAATTTCGGAGAAGTGTCCGGACACAAACTGACGTTTGTCGGAGACGGGAACAACGTTTGCCATTCACTCATGCTTCTTGCGGCAAAACTTGGAATGAACTTCACCGCCGCAACACCGAAGGGATACGAACCAAACAAGGAAGTCGTAAAGAAAGCGCAGAAGTTTGCAAAAGCATCCGGCGCGAAAATCGAAGTTGTGAACAACCCGAAAGAGGGCGTGAAAAAATCCGACGTCGTGTATACCGATGTGTGGGCGAGCATGGGACAGGAATCCGAGAAGGATGAGCGTGCAAAGATTTTCAAAGAGTTTCAGGTGAACGGAAAGTTGATGAACCTCGCGAAAGATTCGGCAATCTTCATGCACTGTCTCCCCGCGCACCGCGGCGAAGAAGTGACCGACGAAGTGATGGACGGAAAGCAAGCCCGCATTTTTGATGAAGCGGAAAACCGTCTGCACACGCAGAAAGCAATCCTGCATACACTGATGCACGGAGTGTAGCGTGTCTCAATCGTTGTGTATTGCTGTCGGCGGTAACTCGCTTATCCGCGCCGGGCAG
It encodes the following:
- the argF gene encoding ornithine carbamoyltransferase translates to MNKDFISIADWSPDELWHLLLLSLKMKEYPANYSDSLKGKSVAMIFEKQSLRTHVTFDVGIYQLGGHSIYLSQQGINLGKRESIYDVAKNLERWVDGLVIRTYAHSNCVQLGKHMWCPVVNALDDMEHPCQAMGDFLTIVENFGEVSGHKLTFVGDGNNVCHSLMLLAAKLGMNFTAATPKGYEPNKEVVKKAQKFAKASGAKIEVVNNPKEGVKKSDVVYTDVWASMGQESEKDERAKIFKEFQVNGKLMNLAKDSAIFMHCLPAHRGEEVTDEVMDGKQARIFDEAENRLHTQKAILHTLMHGV